One genomic segment of Oncorhynchus nerka isolate Pitt River linkage group LG16, Oner_Uvic_2.0, whole genome shotgun sequence includes these proteins:
- the LOC115143979 gene encoding glucose-6-phosphatase catalytic subunit 1-like translates to MEAVMDAMQGYGVSTTNYLQTNYKDAQGLFLWVSWAADLRNTFFIFFPLWFHLRESVGIKLIWVAVIGDWLNLVFKWILFGERPYWWVHETPYYSNTTAPHIEQYPMTCETGPGSPSGHAMGAAGVYYTLVTSILAIMLTKNKTGSSSKGLYLRGTLWAFFWAVQVCVCLSRVFIAAHFPHQVICGVITGMVVAEAFNRTQWIYGASLKKYFYTTLFLLSIAVGFYVLLKALGVDLLWTLEKAQKWCVRAEWVHMDSTPFASLLRNMGTLFGLGLGLHSPLYTEIKNISGTTLFRTGCIVTSLLLLHLFDSFKPPTHTAAVFYLLSFCKSATVPLATVSIIPYCVSGALSTVQSKKYL, encoded by the exons ATGGAGGCAGTCATGGATGCCATGCAGGGCTATGGGGTGAGCACCACTAATTACCTTCAGACCAACTATAAGGACGCCCAGGGTTTGTTCCTGTGGGTGTCCTGGGCTGCTGACCTCAGGAACACCTTCTTCATCTTCTTCCCTCTCTGGTTCCACCTGCGGGAGTCAGTGGGCATCAAGCTCATCTGGGTGGCAGTGATCGGCGACTGGCTCAACCTGGTCTTCAAGTG GATTCTGTTTGGCGAGAGGCCGTATTGGTGGGTCCATGAAACACCTTACTACAGCAATACCACTGCACCTCACATTGAACAGTACCCAATGACCTGTGAAACTGGCCCAG GCAGTCCCTCTGGCCACGCTATGGGAGCTGCAGGCGTCTACTACACACTGGTTACCTCCATTCTAGCCATCATGCTGACCAAGAATAAGACGGGATCTTCCTCCAAGGGCCT GTATCTACGAGGCACTCTGTGGGCGTTCTTCTGGGCGGTccaggtctgtgtgtgtctctccagagTCTTCATTGCTGCCCACTTCCCCCACCAAGTCATCTGTGGAGTAATCACAG GTATGGTTGTGGCCGAGGCGTTCAACAGAACCCAGTGGATCTACGGAGCCAGTCTGAAGAAGTACTTCTACACCACCCTCTTTCTGCTCTCCATCGCTGTGGGCTTCTACGTGCTGCTGAAGGCTCTAGGCGTGGACCTGCTATGGACCCTGGAGAAAGCCCAGAAGTGGTGTGTGAGAGCCGAGTGGGTCCACATGGACTCCACTCCCTTCGCCAGCCTCCTGCGTAACATGGGCACCCTGTTTGGCCTGGGCCTGGGCCTGCACTCGCCCCTCTACACCGAGATCAAGAACATCAGCGGCACCACCCTCTTTAGGACGGGATGTATCGTCACctcgctgctcctgctgcacctCTTTGACTCCTTCAAGCCCCCCACGCACACTGCCGCTGTCTTCTACCTGCTGTCTTTCTGTAAAAGCGCCACTGTCCCCCTGGCAACCGTCAGCATCATCCCCTACTGCGTGTCTGGAGCTCTGAGCACCGTACAGAGCAAGAAGTATTTGTGA